From the Leptospira sp. WS60.C2 genome, one window contains:
- a CDS encoding DoxX family protein: MQYYNKYLYQTMRILSIVILGQTLFFKYSGAKESVYIFQSLGMEPWGRIGTAILETVAILLLMFPNFVWLGAGIVINLMLGAILSHIVFLGIAVNGDGGLLFILAIIVFISSLYLGYCDFYKSPLLRIISKNR, encoded by the coding sequence ATGCAATATTATAACAAATATTTATATCAAACGATGAGAATTTTATCGATCGTCATTTTGGGACAAACCCTTTTTTTTAAATACTCTGGGGCGAAAGAGTCTGTTTACATTTTTCAATCCTTGGGAATGGAGCCTTGGGGGAGAATTGGTACGGCGATACTAGAAACGGTTGCCATTCTTTTATTAATGTTTCCGAATTTTGTTTGGTTAGGGGCAGGCATTGTCATTAATCTAATGCTTGGCGCAATACTATCTCATATAGTGTTTTTAGGAATAGCCGTAAATGGTGATGGGGGATTGTTGTTTATATTAGCAATTATTGTGTTTATTTCTTCCCTTTATTTGGGATATTGTGATTTTTATAAGAGTCCACTCTTACGAATTATTTCAAAGAATCGTTAA
- a CDS encoding adenylate/guanylate cyclase domain-containing protein: MIKFAYLLFGNPKYHSLEHRLFNSVALVNGSLNIIGVFGVYYLENFLILFVLNLVSGSLMLFMYFLSRVKNIYYVLYWPFNLTILFYLCAMWFMNGGSVGGNHYYFIPALVIALILIRNHNIYLVYLIYIVSSASLFYVEYTHKDLIVGYSNEMDRYMDVGGNYIFVQILTGILIFILSRNLNIERKKSDELLLNILPKFIADELKQNDFVVPKRFEIASVLFCDMASFTSIAEAMDPETLVGELDKIFKRFDETCKKYRMEKIKTIGDAYMAVGGVPIENKTFALDAILCGLGFQSFMLEEKELHSLRGREFWQIRLGIHVGPLVAGVVGSNKFAYDVWGDTVNTASRLESSGIVGEVNISHDTYELVKDVFICEPRGLVSAKGKGDIPMYLVKGFMPKYADPLNLLKPNAQFRHMYSADLLL; encoded by the coding sequence ATGATTAAATTTGCGTATCTATTATTTGGAAATCCGAAGTATCATTCTTTGGAGCATCGACTTTTTAATTCTGTTGCGCTTGTGAATGGAAGCCTAAATATAATTGGTGTTTTTGGCGTTTATTACTTGGAGAACTTCTTGATACTCTTTGTTTTAAATTTGGTTTCTGGTTCTCTTATGTTGTTTATGTATTTTCTTTCTCGAGTGAAGAATATATATTATGTGCTATATTGGCCGTTTAATTTGACTATTTTATTCTATTTGTGTGCTATGTGGTTTATGAATGGTGGTTCCGTAGGAGGAAACCATTACTATTTTATACCTGCGTTGGTAATAGCTCTTATTTTAATAAGAAACCACAACATATATCTCGTTTATTTGATTTATATAGTTTCTTCTGCGTCATTGTTTTACGTTGAATATACTCATAAAGATTTGATTGTGGGATATTCAAACGAAATGGACCGATATATGGATGTTGGTGGTAATTACATATTTGTACAGATACTGACAGGAATATTGATTTTTATTTTATCTAGAAATTTGAATATTGAAAGAAAAAAGTCAGATGAACTGCTTTTAAATATTTTACCAAAATTTATTGCAGATGAACTTAAGCAGAATGATTTTGTCGTTCCTAAGAGATTTGAAATTGCTTCTGTCTTATTTTGTGATATGGCTTCTTTTACTTCCATTGCGGAAGCGATGGATCCCGAAACTTTGGTTGGTGAGTTAGATAAAATTTTCAAAAGATTTGATGAAACTTGTAAAAAATATAGGATGGAAAAGATAAAAACGATTGGTGATGCCTATATGGCTGTTGGTGGGGTTCCAATTGAAAATAAGACTTTTGCATTAGATGCGATATTATGTGGTCTAGGGTTTCAATCGTTTATGCTGGAAGAAAAAGAGCTTCATAGTTTGCGTGGAAGAGAATTCTGGCAAATACGTCTGGGCATTCACGTAGGTCCATTAGTGGCAGGTGTCGTTGGTAGTAATAAATTTGCATATGATGTATGGGGAGATACCGTAAATACTGCAAGCCGATTGGAAAGTTCTGGCATCGTTGGTGAGGTAAATATTTCGCATGATACTTATGAACTCGTAAAGGATGTTTTCATTTGTGAACCGAGAGGTCTTGTTTCAGCAAAAGGTAAAGGGGATATACCAATGTACTTGGTGAAGGGTTTTATGCCGAAATATGCAGATCCTTTGAATCTGTTAAAACCAAACGCTCAATTTCGACATATGTATAGTGCAGACTTGTTATTATAG
- a CDS encoding helix-turn-helix transcriptional regulator, with product MPKSTFCTITALNYLRLKKDQPPLSCISFNREFYCIRDHDHEVSCNGILFYGAQSFSVLSFSEAEGNSFRNIIDLFHKEFLVNDPVQEEMLVSLLKILIIHLTRIGRNKIKKINGTYKDIEVIRQFNLLVELNFKKNRLVSDYAFLLGIQPKKLSEILKSANLNSPLVIIHNRIILEAKRLLLFSLKPIKEISDELGFDDISQFTKLFKKYVKESPSQFRAGKTSV from the coding sequence ATGCCAAAATCAACATTTTGCACGATCACGGCATTGAATTATTTGAGATTAAAGAAAGACCAACCTCCGCTTAGCTGCATTTCTTTTAATCGGGAGTTTTATTGTATACGTGATCATGATCACGAAGTTTCGTGCAATGGGATTTTGTTCTACGGTGCTCAATCCTTTTCAGTTCTTTCTTTTTCTGAAGCAGAAGGAAATTCTTTTCGGAACATAATTGATTTGTTCCATAAGGAGTTTTTGGTAAATGATCCAGTTCAAGAAGAAATGCTTGTTAGTTTGCTTAAGATCTTAATCATTCATTTGACTCGGATTGGAAGAAATAAGATAAAAAAAATAAACGGAACTTATAAAGACATCGAGGTCATTCGTCAATTTAACTTGCTTGTTGAATTAAATTTTAAGAAAAATAGATTAGTAAGTGATTATGCGTTTTTATTGGGAATTCAGCCGAAAAAACTCTCTGAAATCCTAAAGTCTGCAAATTTAAATTCACCTTTGGTGATCATTCATAACCGTATTATTCTGGAAGCAAAACGACTTCTTTTGTTTTCGTTAAAACCAATCAAGGAAATATCAGATGAATTAGGATTCGATGATATTAGCCAATTTACAAAACTATTTAAAAAATATGTCAAAGAATCTCCGTCTCAATTTAGAGCAGGGAAAACTTCGGTGTGA
- a CDS encoding monovalent cation:proton antiporter-2 (CPA2) family protein, whose translation MGEVQFFLQAMIYLTSAIIMVPIANRLGLGSVLGYLIAGIVIGPFVFGFVGSEGKDLLHFAEFGVVMMLFAIGLELELSLLWRLKFWLLGLGGLQLVLTTFVVFTCSILFQFSWKSSFALGLILSLSSTAIVLQTLKEKGLMKSISGQASFSILLFQDMAVIPILAIFPMLSDREISTSEHGHSLVDHLPGYQKTLVVLGVVIGIIFIGRYLLSPLFRLIAKSGSREIFTGASLLLVIAISVLMGSVGVSAALGTFLAGVVLASSEFRHELESNIEPFKGLLLGLFFLSVGASMDIPVVLEHPSKIVGIVFGIIFAKAIVLLLLGFLFKIPLDQNLYMALALSQVGEFSFVLFGYSEGLGVFEKETIVILVACVALSMALTPILLLLYEKTIFTRLQSKAPQSETNGKIEKEENPVIICGFGRFGNMVGRFLRSNGVGITILDYDADRVEMLGRFGFKVFFGDATRLELLESAGLEHAKILVAALDHPERQQELIRNVKHHYPGIQILARVGDREEAYEFKEMGLSYIYRETRETAVTLASDVLKLLGTRSYAAERAKNLFLAHDDETFQELFSLRKDRVQYISLAKQRNLELERLMFVDLGKEEELSRDSWSEMERM comes from the coding sequence ATGGGTGAAGTGCAATTTTTTCTACAAGCAATGATTTATCTAACGAGTGCGATCATTATGGTTCCGATTGCCAATCGATTGGGACTTGGTTCTGTACTTGGGTATTTGATCGCAGGCATTGTGATTGGACCATTTGTATTTGGTTTTGTGGGTTCTGAAGGAAAGGATCTTTTGCATTTTGCAGAATTTGGTGTGGTGATGATGTTATTTGCCATTGGATTGGAATTGGAACTAAGTTTACTTTGGCGATTGAAATTTTGGTTGTTAGGACTTGGAGGTTTGCAGCTTGTCTTAACGACGTTCGTTGTTTTTACATGTTCGATTCTATTTCAATTTTCTTGGAAATCATCCTTTGCTTTGGGATTGATTTTGTCTTTGTCCTCAACAGCAATCGTACTCCAAACTTTGAAAGAAAAGGGGCTTATGAAATCGATTTCAGGTCAAGCTTCCTTTTCGATTTTGTTATTTCAAGATATGGCGGTCATTCCGATCCTTGCTATCTTTCCCATGTTAAGTGATAGGGAAATTTCTACAAGTGAACATGGACACTCGTTGGTGGATCACTTACCGGGTTATCAAAAGACATTAGTAGTGTTAGGTGTTGTGATTGGAATCATATTCATTGGGAGATACCTCTTAAGTCCACTATTTCGTTTGATCGCGAAATCAGGAAGTCGCGAAATTTTTACAGGTGCTAGTTTATTGTTAGTCATCGCCATTTCAGTTCTCATGGGATCGGTTGGAGTATCAGCAGCACTTGGAACTTTCCTTGCGGGAGTTGTACTTGCGAGCAGTGAATTTCGCCATGAACTGGAGAGTAACATTGAACCTTTCAAAGGTTTGTTGCTTGGATTGTTTTTTCTAAGTGTCGGAGCTTCAATGGACATACCTGTGGTCTTGGAACATCCTTCTAAAATTGTTGGAATTGTCTTTGGAATTATATTTGCTAAGGCGATTGTATTACTCCTCCTTGGGTTTTTATTCAAAATACCTCTGGATCAAAATTTGTATATGGCACTTGCCCTCTCACAAGTGGGTGAGTTTTCTTTTGTCCTATTCGGTTATTCGGAAGGACTTGGTGTCTTTGAAAAAGAAACCATTGTCATTCTCGTTGCTTGTGTTGCCCTTAGTATGGCACTCACACCCATATTATTATTATTATATGAAAAAACGATATTTACTAGATTACAATCCAAGGCTCCCCAATCGGAAACGAATGGGAAAATCGAAAAGGAAGAAAATCCCGTAATCATCTGTGGATTTGGAAGATTCGGAAATATGGTAGGACGGTTTTTACGTTCCAATGGAGTTGGGATCACAATTTTGGATTATGATGCCGATCGAGTTGAGATGCTTGGAAGATTTGGATTTAAGGTATTCTTTGGAGATGCCACTCGGCTTGAACTCTTGGAAAGTGCTGGGTTGGAACATGCAAAAATTCTAGTCGCTGCACTCGACCATCCAGAAAGACAACAGGAACTCATCCGAAATGTCAAACACCATTATCCAGGCATTCAGATACTGGCACGTGTGGGAGATCGGGAAGAAGCCTATGAGTTCAAAGAAATGGGGCTTTCCTATATCTATCGCGAGACTAGAGAAACGGCTGTCACCTTAGCATCCGATGTCTTAAAACTATTAGGAACAAGGTCTTATGCAGCAGAACGGGCCAAAAATTTATTTTTAGCACACGATGATGAAACCTTTCAGGAACTATTTTCCTTACGAAAGGACCGAGTCCAATACATAAGCCTCGCCAAACAAAGGAACTTGGAACTTGAACGATTGATGTTTGTGGATTTGGGAAAAGAAGAGGAACTGAGTCGTGATAGTTGGAGTGAGATGGAACGAATGTGA
- a CDS encoding NAD(P)H-dependent oxidoreductase, with translation MAKILILLAHPFLERSKANQILLDSIPNAEDITLRDLYELYPNFTINVKLEQSFLLEHDVILFQHPLYWYSCPPLLKQWIDFVLEDGWAYGKNGNSLRGKKWVQAITTGGSREAYQKEGFHGYTIDEFLLPFKRTAELCKMDYQNPFLVQGTFHLKEEDFQRESIRYKKFILNMLEANHG, from the coding sequence ATGGCAAAGATTCTTATTTTGTTAGCCCACCCATTTTTGGAACGGTCCAAAGCAAATCAAATCTTATTAGATTCTATACCCAATGCGGAAGACATCACCTTACGGGATTTATACGAATTATATCCTAATTTTACAATCAATGTCAAACTCGAACAAAGTTTTCTTCTCGAACATGATGTCATTTTGTTTCAACATCCTTTGTATTGGTACAGTTGCCCTCCACTTTTGAAACAATGGATTGATTTTGTTTTGGAAGACGGTTGGGCGTATGGAAAAAACGGGAATTCCCTAAGAGGAAAAAAATGGGTCCAGGCCATCACGACTGGTGGTTCAAGAGAGGCCTATCAGAAAGAAGGATTTCATGGATATACGATCGATGAATTCTTATTACCTTTTAAACGTACGGCAGAACTTTGTAAAATGGATTACCAAAATCCATTCTTAGTCCAAGGAACGTTTCATTTGAAGGAAGAAGATTTCCAAAGAGAATCGATTCGTTATAAAAAATTTATCTTAAACATGTTAGAGGCTAATCATGGGTGA
- a CDS encoding tetratricopeptide repeat protein — protein sequence MLETLYYESPMKVNAEKALATLEKAKEEKEKGSYETSLTLFREYLSMVDPSFTHGVWYTMAEILFEKKEYEEALSHCNRALELMKEFIPALELRAKIQKELGNHTAVKEDQNKIDKLNAEEESKWDDPNHYYHYK from the coding sequence TTGTTGGAAACTCTATACTATGAATCACCGATGAAAGTGAACGCAGAAAAAGCTCTGGCAACCTTAGAGAAGGCGAAAGAAGAAAAAGAGAAAGGATCCTATGAAACATCTCTAACTCTTTTTCGAGAATACTTATCCATGGTAGATCCTTCTTTTACTCATGGGGTTTGGTACACAATGGCAGAAATCTTATTTGAGAAGAAAGAATATGAAGAAGCTCTTTCTCACTGCAATCGTGCATTAGAACTGATGAAAGAATTTATCCCTGCCCTGGAACTGCGTGCGAAAATACAAAAAGAGTTAGGCAATCATACTGCCGTGAAAGAAGACCAAAACAAAATAGACAAACTCAATGCAGAAGAAGAGTCCAAGTGGGATGATCCCAATCACTACTATCATTATAAGTGA
- a CDS encoding flagellin — protein sequence MIINHNMSAIQSHRALKFTQWDVDKTMRNLSTGQRINLAGDDASGLAVSEKLRTQIRGLRQAERNTEDGLSFIQTAEGYLDQSAEIIQRIRTLAIQTSNGIYTPEDRQLVQVEVSALVDEIDRIASQAEFNKMKLFEGDFARKSTKASMWFHMGANARQRERFYIGTMTSKALKMSEGAIKIALSTPGKADEAIAKADFALNKIMKQRADMGAYQNRLESTAKGLMGAYENMQASESRIRDADMAEEMVALTTKQILVQSGTAMLAQASLRPNSVLRLLNNT from the coding sequence ATGATTATCAATCACAACATGAGTGCGATTCAATCACATCGTGCTCTCAAGTTTACACAATGGGATGTAGATAAGACCATGAGGAACCTCTCCACTGGGCAAAGGATTAACCTTGCCGGTGATGATGCTTCTGGTCTTGCTGTTTCGGAAAAACTACGAACACAAATTCGTGGTTTACGTCAGGCGGAAAGGAATACGGAAGATGGACTTAGTTTCATCCAGACTGCAGAGGGTTACCTTGACCAGTCGGCTGAAATCATCCAACGAATCCGAACCCTGGCGATTCAGACTTCGAACGGAATCTACACACCTGAGGACAGGCAACTCGTGCAGGTAGAAGTATCTGCGCTGGTGGATGAGATCGATCGAATTGCTTCGCAAGCAGAGTTCAATAAAATGAAACTGTTTGAAGGAGACTTCGCTCGAAAGTCAACGAAAGCATCGATGTGGTTTCACATGGGAGCAAACGCAAGGCAAAGAGAGCGTTTCTACATTGGAACTATGACTTCGAAAGCTTTGAAGATGTCGGAAGGTGCGATTAAAATTGCTCTTTCAACACCTGGAAAAGCGGATGAAGCGATTGCCAAAGCGGACTTCGCCTTGAACAAGATCATGAAGCAGAGAGCAGATATGGGAGCTTATCAAAATAGGCTCGAAAGTACTGCAAAAGGCCTCATGGGTGCATACGAAAATATGCAAGCATCCGAATCAAGGATTAGGGACGCAGATATGGCTGAGGAAATGGTAGCGCTCACGACGAAACAAATTCTCGTGCAAAGCGGTACGGCAATGCTAGCGCAAGCCAGCCTCAGACCCAATTCTGTATTGCGACTTTTGAATAACACTTAA
- a CDS encoding flagellin, with product MIINHNLAAINSHRVLKFQNEEVSKNMEKLSSGMRINRAGDDASGLAVSEKMRTQVNGLRQAERNTEDGMSLIQTTEGFLQESNDIIQRIRTLAIQSSNGIYTEEDRQMIQVEVSQLIDEVDRIASQAEFNKMNLLQGDFARGSRATSMWFHIGPNMHQRERVFIATMTARSLNLKGQSGELLSLSTADKSNDAIGTLDAALTRISKQRANLGAYFNRLEHAAKGLMNAYENTQASESRIRDADMAEETVAFTKNQILVQSGTAMLAQANVRPQGVLSLLR from the coding sequence ATGATCATAAACCACAATTTAGCCGCGATCAACTCACATCGCGTCCTCAAGTTCCAAAACGAGGAAGTTTCCAAAAATATGGAAAAACTATCCTCTGGTATGCGAATCAACCGTGCAGGTGATGATGCATCAGGCCTTGCCGTTTCGGAAAAAATGAGAACGCAAGTGAATGGTCTTAGACAAGCAGAAAGAAATACCGAAGACGGTATGAGCCTTATCCAAACAACGGAAGGCTTTTTGCAAGAATCGAATGATATCATTCAAAGAATTCGAACTCTTGCAATTCAATCGTCTAACGGTATTTACACTGAAGAAGACAGACAAATGATCCAAGTCGAAGTTTCACAACTTATCGACGAAGTAGACAGAATTGCTTCTCAAGCAGAATTCAATAAAATGAATTTGCTTCAAGGTGATTTTGCTCGTGGATCTAGAGCAACTTCCATGTGGTTCCATATTGGACCAAACATGCACCAAAGAGAAAGAGTGTTCATTGCAACAATGACTGCACGTTCACTTAATCTTAAAGGTCAAAGTGGGGAGCTTTTGTCTTTATCAACTGCTGATAAGTCAAATGATGCGATCGGAACTTTGGATGCTGCGTTAACACGTATTAGCAAACAAAGAGCAAACTTAGGTGCTTACTTTAACCGTCTTGAGCATGCTGCGAAAGGGCTCATGAACGCTTATGAGAATACCCAAGCTTCCGAGTCTAGGATCCGTGATGCGGATATGGCAGAAGAAACTGTGGCTTTCACAAAGAACCAGATTTTAGTTCAATCTGGAACTGCTATGTTAGCTCAGGCGAATGTTCGTCCACAAGGAGTTCTTTCTCTCCTTCGTTAA